In the Mycolicibacterium thermoresistibile genome, one interval contains:
- a CDS encoding DUF2771 domain-containing protein has translation MKRGLAMLAAVAVLAAVGTGLLITRLSAQQDHQLPRISVYSAGHLIRVGPFQYCPVLDLDNCELSGEQGELPVNERDVVQLSVPGAIAGGPWRLLRVYEDPIDTTVSHYRPDTRFAETIETVDPHRGRLTGIAVQLMTLVQDENGELFDVPHAEWSVATVWPD, from the coding sequence ATGAAACGAGGGTTGGCCATGCTGGCCGCGGTGGCGGTGCTCGCCGCCGTCGGCACCGGGCTGTTGATCACGAGGCTCTCCGCGCAGCAGGACCACCAGCTTCCTCGGATCAGCGTGTACAGCGCCGGCCACCTGATCCGCGTCGGGCCGTTCCAGTACTGCCCGGTACTCGATCTGGACAACTGCGAGCTATCCGGCGAGCAGGGCGAACTGCCGGTCAATGAACGCGATGTGGTGCAGCTGTCGGTGCCCGGCGCGATCGCCGGCGGGCCGTGGCGGCTGCTGCGGGTCTACGAGGATCCGATCGACACCACGGTCAGCCACTACCGCCCCGACACCCGCTTCGCGGAGACCATCGAGACGGTGGATCCGCACCGCGGCCGCCTCACCGGTATCGCGGTGCAGTTGATGACGTTAGTGCAGGACGAGAACGGTGAGTTGTTCGACGTGCCCCATGCCGAGTGGTCAGTGGCCACGGTCTGGCCAGATTAG